A window from Candidatus Krumholzibacteriota bacterium encodes these proteins:
- a CDS encoding Wzz/FepE/Etk N-terminal domain-containing protein: MEEKEINLLDYWNIIWKHKKFIIISVTVVTLLALIISLILPKWYRATAVIMPPAEEESGLGAIAGKKLGGGLGGMLGGNESQMRLLTILKSKSVLKALDEEFDLQNKWNKKFKFQTYEKIKSNLNINLGEESQINISMLDKDQDQVADMVNHVVHCLDSLNIAMSTSKGKSNRIFIENRMRTVRDSLTAVENRISDFMENNSIIAMEGQLTAQVEKAADMKAEIMAKEVELSVMKTRTTSSRAIANAEVDLKILKDKYDELFQNSGSAGAFINLDDVPDIQKKYSRLKRNAVYFTKVLEYLGPQYEQAKIQEMKDVPTIQVIDRATRPEWKIKPKRAYIVILAMIASFLITNFLVLFSAFIKYAKNN, from the coding sequence GTGGAAGAGAAAGAGATTAACCTGCTTGATTACTGGAATATAATCTGGAAGCATAAGAAGTTTATCATAATTTCTGTTACTGTTGTTACGCTTCTGGCGCTGATTATCAGTTTAATCCTGCCGAAATGGTATAGAGCTACCGCCGTTATTATGCCGCCTGCTGAAGAAGAGAGCGGTTTAGGAGCCATCGCCGGGAAAAAGCTGGGAGGTGGCCTTGGCGGTATGCTGGGCGGCAATGAAAGTCAGATGAGACTGCTAACGATACTAAAGAGCAAGTCGGTGCTGAAGGCGTTAGATGAAGAGTTCGATTTACAGAACAAGTGGAATAAAAAGTTTAAATTTCAAACCTATGAAAAAATAAAATCCAATTTGAATATCAATCTTGGCGAAGAGTCTCAAATCAATATTTCAATGCTGGATAAAGATCAGGATCAAGTGGCGGACATGGTAAATCATGTTGTTCATTGCCTTGACAGTTTAAATATCGCCATGTCTACAAGTAAGGGAAAGAGTAACCGGATATTTATTGAAAACAGAATGCGGACAGTGCGGGACAGCTTGACTGCTGTTGAAAACAGAATCAGCGATTTTATGGAGAATAACAGCATTATTGCCATGGAAGGTCAATTAACTGCACAGGTAGAGAAAGCCGCTGATATGAAAGCAGAGATTATGGCGAAGGAAGTTGAGCTTAGTGTAATGAAGACAAGAACAACTTCCAGCCGGGCAATCGCCAATGCAGAAGTTGATTTAAAGATCCTGAAGGATAAATACGATGAATTATTTCAGAATTCCGGCTCGGCCGGGGCTTTTATAAACTTAGATGATGTGCCCGACATTCAGAAGAAATACTCGAGACTAAAGAGAAATGCAGTTTATTTTACAAAAGTTTTAGAATATCTCGGGCCTCAATACGAACAGGCAAAAATACAGGAAATGAAAGATGTGCCTACTATTCAGGTGATTGACAGAGCTACGAGGCCGGAATGGAAGATTAAGCCGAAGAGGGCCTACATTGTTATTTTGGCGATGATCGCTAGTTTTCTGATTACTAATTTCCTCGTTTTATTTTCTGCTTTTATAAAGTATGCAAAGAATAATTAA
- the deoC gene encoding deoxyribose-phosphate aldolase yields the protein MENIKLHRLIDHTLLKPEANENDIIRLCDEAKKYNFWSVCVNTHYVPLVKSQVKGTGIKVCSISGFPLGAVNSLVKAFEAERAVSDGADEIDMVLNIGALKSGREKYARDDIKKVVKACAGEAVVKVIIEAALLSEEEKRQACLIAVDGGASFVKTSTGFGPPGANVHDVKIMRETVGDGFGVKASAGIRTAGKALELIEAGATRIGASAGVKIIEEFRAGDF from the coding sequence ATGGAAAATATAAAATTGCACAGATTGATAGATCACACACTATTAAAGCCTGAGGCGAATGAAAATGATATTATAAGATTGTGTGATGAAGCAAAGAAATATAATTTTTGGTCTGTCTGTGTGAATACACATTACGTTCCTCTAGTTAAATCACAGGTTAAAGGAACCGGTATTAAGGTTTGTTCTATTTCAGGGTTTCCCCTCGGCGCTGTTAATTCTCTTGTAAAGGCTTTTGAAGCGGAAAGAGCTGTCTCTGACGGAGCGGATGAAATAGACATGGTGTTGAATATTGGCGCCCTTAAATCCGGTAGGGAAAAGTACGCGCGTGATGATATTAAAAAAGTAGTTAAAGCCTGCGCCGGCGAAGCTGTTGTTAAGGTAATAATAGAAGCGGCGCTTCTCTCTGAAGAGGAAAAACGCCAAGCCTGCCTGATTGCGGTAGACGGGGGAGCTTCTTTTGTGAAAACTTCGACGGGGTTTGGACCGCCCGGGGCAAACGTTCATGACGTTAAGATAATGCGTGAAACTGTCGGAGATGGCTTTGGTGTCAAGGCCTCCGCTGGAATCAGAACGGCCGGAAAAGCTTTGGAACTTATAGAAGCGGGGGCTACTAGAATAGGCGCGAGCGCCGGTGTAAAGATTATAGAGGAATTCAGAGCCGGAGATTTTTAG
- a CDS encoding integrase core domain-containing protein, protein MLCSMSRKGDCWDNAVMESFYRSLKVESDYSEKYKTRKEAKRDIFICFEMFYNRIRRHSYLGYKSPEEYERLANIA, encoded by the coding sequence ATACTCTGCAGTATGAGCCGGAAGGGAGACTGCTGGGATAATGCTGTTATGGAGAGTTTCTACAGATCCTTGAAAGTCGAATCTGACTATTCAGAAAAGTATAAAACCAGGAAGGAGGCAAAAAGAGATATTTTCATCTGCTTTGAAATGTTTTATAATCGCATTCGCCGCCATTCATACTTGGGGTACAAAAGCCCTGAAGAATACGAAAGGTTGGCAAATATAGCTTAA
- a CDS encoding IS3 family transposase yields the protein MLKLNLSECYGSPRVHRELLDRGFSCSRKRVERLMRESGIRARFRKKFRRTTDSKHDFPVAPNLLKRCFEINEPDRVWVSDITYIPTDEGWLYLATVMDLYSRRIVGWSMNRRMAEKLVIGALDMAIEARSPAPRLLHHSDRG from the coding sequence ATTTTAAAGCTTAACCTATCTGAATGTTATGGGAGTCCCCGTGTTCACAGGGAACTTCTGGATCGGGGATTCAGCTGCAGCAGGAAGAGAGTGGAGAGATTGATGAGAGAGAGCGGGATAAGAGCGAGGTTCAGGAAAAAGTTCCGAAGAACGACAGATTCTAAACATGATTTCCCTGTGGCGCCAAATCTTTTGAAAAGATGTTTTGAGATTAATGAACCTGACAGAGTATGGGTGTCGGATATAACCTATATCCCCACGGATGAAGGGTGGCTATATCTGGCCACGGTTATGGACCTGTATTCGAGACGCATCGTGGGCTGGTCTATGAACAGACGGATGGCTGAAAAACTTGTAATAGGTGCTCTGGATATGGCCATAGAGGCCAGAAGCCCAGCTCCAAGGCTTCTTCATCACTCAGACAGGGGGTAG
- a CDS encoding polysaccharide pyruvyl transferase family protein: MNIGILTFHQYDNYGAVLQAYAMMKTLHKIGHQCEIIDLRRRPRNRFVSDVYERVFNRNFYLFREEYLNPRTGVYYADDDLCVLNKEFDCFLVGSDQVWRPELTQERVLRYFLDFADENVLKISYAASFGTSTWRGDPELTENVSSLLRGFDAISVREKSGVSICRDIFGVDATHVLDPALLLTESEYAVPLKDIYMELPQHYGVSFFMDSDSDVFESVITELLHSLRGIPVVSLSVPQIRFRGKAYHFGPRPVMDWLYALRHSEIIVTESFHCVAIAVVFGKKFICVVNRRRGKARLDSFLSMLGLSDFLVERDQCTKERFSSLLSKEIDWSNVISVLRANRERSVEFLHRVLAHG, encoded by the coding sequence ATGAATATCGGAATTCTTACCTTTCATCAGTACGATAACTATGGTGCTGTCCTACAGGCATATGCTATGATGAAGACTCTGCATAAAATAGGACATCAGTGTGAGATAATTGATCTTAGAAGGCGTCCGAGAAACAGATTTGTGAGTGATGTCTATGAACGTGTCTTCAATCGGAATTTTTACTTGTTTCGAGAGGAGTATTTGAATCCTCGTACAGGAGTCTACTATGCTGATGATGATCTTTGTGTGCTTAACAAGGAGTTTGATTGTTTTTTAGTAGGCAGTGATCAGGTGTGGAGACCAGAGCTAACTCAAGAGAGAGTACTGCGCTATTTCCTGGACTTTGCAGACGAGAATGTACTCAAAATATCATACGCTGCCAGTTTTGGTACATCGACGTGGAGAGGAGATCCCGAGCTAACAGAGAACGTAAGTAGCTTACTCAGGGGCTTTGACGCCATATCCGTTCGTGAGAAATCTGGTGTTAGTATATGCCGGGATATCTTTGGTGTGGATGCAACTCATGTTCTAGACCCTGCATTGCTTCTGACCGAATCTGAGTATGCTGTTCCACTCAAAGATATTTACATGGAACTACCTCAACACTATGGAGTTAGTTTCTTTATGGATAGTGATTCAGATGTATTTGAATCTGTAATTACGGAATTGCTTCATAGTCTGCGAGGCATACCTGTGGTAAGTCTTTCGGTTCCTCAGATACGTTTTCGAGGAAAAGCGTATCACTTTGGGCCACGACCGGTCATGGATTGGCTTTATGCACTGAGACATTCAGAAATCATAGTCACAGAATCTTTTCACTGTGTTGCAATTGCTGTAGTTTTCGGGAAGAAGTTTATTTGCGTGGTTAATCGAAGACGTGGAAAAGCTCGATTGGACTCGTTCTTAAGTATGCTGGGATTATCTGATTTCTTAGTTGAAAGAGATCAGTGTACCAAGGAACGATTTTCAAGTTTGCTTAGTAAGGAAATTGATTGGAGCAACGTTATTTCGGTTTTGAGGGCAAATAGAGAGCGTTCGGTAGAGTTTTTGCATAGGGTACTAGCTCATGGCTGA
- the alr gene encoding alanine racemase, with protein sequence MLSFPTWVEIDLDAFKWNLERIRDILPGSVNIMLVVKADAYGHGAVRISKFASGCGVNMLGVATIGEGVQLREAGIKLPILIISPILKDQIGRLIEYDLSASLSTYEFARAASKMAISTCKKCSVHIEVDTGMGRAGLSVAKVSDYVLKISKLEGLVMDGLFTHFPAADSDVEYTRDQINLFSEIVEHLKSKEVTFKYIHSANSAAIINFPESHFNMVRPGLLAYGHTPSVDLRDKIDIRPVMNFKTKLLLARKVLSGESISYGRTYITQKPTIIGTIAAGYGHGMSHRLSNKGEVLFRGRRVPIVGRVTMDMTMVDLYGFEDPRVGEEVVIFGRQGDEEITVDETAQWDGTLNYEVMCRINKRVVRVYIKSGKIDTLKNLQGLHKNI encoded by the coding sequence ATGCTGAGTTTTCCCACGTGGGTAGAAATCGATCTTGACGCGTTCAAATGGAACCTTGAGAGAATCCGTGATATTCTTCCCGGCAGTGTAAATATTATGCTGGTCGTCAAGGCTGACGCGTACGGCCACGGAGCTGTCCGGATTTCTAAGTTTGCCTCCGGGTGTGGAGTAAATATGCTTGGAGTAGCTACTATTGGTGAGGGTGTGCAGCTTCGTGAAGCTGGAATTAAGCTGCCAATTCTGATTATAAGTCCTATTCTCAAAGATCAGATAGGAAGGTTGATTGAATATGATCTTTCCGCTTCATTGTCAACTTATGAGTTTGCGAGAGCCGCCTCCAAAATGGCAATCAGTACCTGCAAAAAGTGCAGTGTTCATATTGAAGTTGATACAGGTATGGGAAGAGCGGGGTTGTCTGTGGCAAAAGTATCTGACTATGTGTTGAAGATCAGTAAACTCGAAGGCCTTGTAATGGACGGGTTATTTACCCATTTCCCTGCAGCTGACAGTGATGTTGAGTATACAAGGGATCAGATAAATTTATTCTCTGAAATTGTGGAGCATTTAAAAAGTAAAGAAGTTACGTTTAAATATATTCACAGCGCCAACAGCGCGGCCATAATTAATTTCCCCGAATCTCATTTCAATATGGTCAGACCGGGCCTTTTGGCTTACGGGCATACACCCTCTGTTGATTTAAGGGACAAAATTGATATTCGCCCCGTAATGAATTTCAAAACTAAACTTCTGCTCGCGAGAAAAGTTCTCTCGGGGGAGAGTATAAGCTATGGCAGAACTTATATTACCCAAAAGCCCACCATCATTGGAACCATTGCGGCGGGTTACGGTCATGGCATGAGTCACAGACTTTCAAACAAAGGGGAAGTTCTTTTTCGAGGAAGAAGGGTCCCGATCGTGGGAAGAGTTACGATGGATATGACTATGGTTGATCTATACGGTTTTGAAGATCCGCGGGTTGGTGAGGAGGTTGTAATTTTTGGAAGGCAGGGAGATGAAGAAATTACCGTTGACGAAACAGCCCAGTGGGATGGCACTTTAAATTACGAAGTGATGTGTCGAATCAACAAAAGGGTAGTCCGGGTCTATATTAAAAGTGGTAAAATCGACACATTGAAGAATCTTCAGGGGCTTCATAAGAATATCTGA
- a CDS encoding Coenzyme F420 hydrogenase/dehydrogenase, beta subunit C-terminal domain — translation MNVIDAVVDRKLCVGCGMCAAICPRNRLEMYWNEQGAYNPTELAYASDCPASCSICYDTCPAHSRTKNETEIGRHLYSDIKGIKYKEQTGYYLSSYVGYSDDADHRKNGASGGVATLLLETLLKTGAVDSVIAVGPTADPEKLFEFRICKLPEDVRACSRSAYYPVEISDVIRHILEHEGRYAVIGLPCVCKAIRLAQAWVPRLRRRIHYVLGLTCGHQSSKFFAEYICALTGGNPEAMKKIVFRIKDPNKPASNFGIAIYTISNEKENRVFWNDGVSDIYNSGYFQLPGCFCCDDVFAECADATIMDAWLLEYIRDPEGNSLIIARRPELAELCVNTSHIKPIGIERIIESQKSRIRNKRTKLFGRDTPQMRDLGGRGFIIDRLMKFEKLRIAFKSAQLWDRNLGSFQRAMSLYKWRLEFLILARSIILVPFRIARSVILRLHTSAKR, via the coding sequence TTGAACGTTATTGATGCTGTCGTAGATAGAAAATTATGTGTTGGATGTGGTATGTGTGCCGCAATCTGTCCTAGGAATCGGCTTGAAATGTATTGGAACGAGCAAGGTGCTTATAATCCGACTGAGTTAGCTTATGCTAGTGATTGCCCTGCAAGTTGCTCGATATGCTACGACACATGTCCTGCACATAGTAGGACAAAGAACGAAACTGAGATAGGTCGCCATCTTTATAGTGATATCAAGGGCATCAAGTATAAAGAACAAACAGGTTATTATCTTTCATCGTATGTGGGTTATTCAGATGATGCTGACCACAGGAAGAATGGGGCGTCAGGCGGTGTCGCAACTCTATTATTGGAAACCTTACTGAAAACTGGAGCAGTTGATAGCGTCATTGCAGTTGGGCCTACTGCTGACCCAGAGAAGTTATTCGAGTTTAGGATTTGTAAACTTCCAGAAGATGTCCGAGCTTGCAGTCGCTCCGCTTACTATCCAGTAGAAATTAGTGATGTCATTCGTCACATTTTGGAACATGAAGGCCGTTATGCAGTAATTGGTCTTCCCTGTGTTTGTAAGGCGATTCGATTGGCACAGGCTTGGGTTCCTAGATTGAGACGGCGCATACATTATGTGCTTGGTTTGACTTGTGGCCACCAATCCTCAAAGTTCTTTGCAGAATATATTTGTGCACTGACAGGTGGAAATCCGGAAGCGATGAAGAAGATCGTTTTTCGAATTAAAGATCCTAATAAGCCAGCATCAAATTTTGGAATAGCGATTTACACAATTTCTAATGAGAAGGAAAACCGAGTTTTCTGGAATGATGGTGTTAGTGATATATATAATAGTGGCTATTTTCAGTTGCCTGGCTGTTTCTGTTGTGATGATGTGTTCGCTGAGTGTGCCGACGCAACTATCATGGATGCTTGGCTGTTGGAGTACATTCGGGATCCAGAGGGGAATAGTCTAATAATAGCGCGGCGACCTGAGTTAGCAGAGCTTTGTGTAAATACATCTCACATCAAACCCATTGGGATCGAGCGAATTATCGAGAGTCAGAAGTCGAGGATTAGAAACAAGCGAACAAAGTTATTTGGTCGTGATACTCCACAGATGAGAGACTTGGGAGGCAGAGGCTTTATTATCGACCGGCTGATGAAATTCGAGAAATTGAGGATTGCGTTTAAATCGGCCCAATTATGGGATCGTAACCTTGGTAGCTTTCAAAGGGCTATGTCTCTTTATAAATGGCGCCTCGAATTTCTCATCCTGGCTAGAAGTATCATATTGGTGCCGTTCAGAATTGCTAGATCTGTTATATTGAGACTTCACACTTCAGCTAAAAGGTGA
- a CDS encoding SLBB domain-containing protein codes for MKKAFSFISIILFLFAGVSLSAQEPVNPENFPDSVKQKLDNLPKDKRQKLIEEQKGKDQPKKVKNDSLDQVPPETDFEKYGYYTDIGEVFSSLPVFGNAVFRKGSGSFSNAGSFSVPEDYILGPGDKITLNIWGKREESFTLKINYEGNVFIPQIGAVNLRGRTLSDSKKLLKNKISKTYSDSNVYLSLSNPKLIYLSVNGEANNPGQFNLPPVSNIIQAISYAGGISDKGSMRNIHLVRNKKVISIDIYPFLLSGDWENRILSPNDVIYIPMAEKKVAILGNVKRNAVYELKDNEGLKELIEFSGGFTADADPGRIQIDRIIKAQERITGMPEREILNVDYEALKKKNTNFILQNSDVVTVFQVSGLINNYVKIRGAVFKPGTYSIKSAMSLNELITKAGGIFDDAYRKRCDILRTYPDSTKEIYDVNLAEIVKENINFELQKLDEVTIYSVLDFKDTLSVSISGAVRKPGEYLFTEDMNLEDLVTGGGGFKYSADSTWVEISRLREITPKSDTLWNVFRVDLKDNNEQFPLQEFDRVYVREQPEFRLQETVTIEGEVKYPGKYSLITDNDNIFTLIERAGGFTDRAFEKGIMLLRPSLRRNFSDEEIRGIINNAYEMEQDTTSAVVEFAKKYGVVKFNDINFQRINVDFEEVLDDEREVTLKNADIINVPEKTDEVFVLGAVPRNGTYKVKKGEDYKYYIKSAGGLNENADDEKISILKYNGLVYSEDLGDVPIESGDYIIIPKELKKPSTLWKDLNNIFSVVGTIVTSTYIIYQISQ; via the coding sequence ATGAAGAAGGCATTTTCTTTCATATCAATTATATTATTTCTCTTTGCGGGCGTTAGCTTAAGCGCTCAGGAGCCGGTTAATCCGGAAAATTTTCCTGACAGTGTTAAACAGAAATTAGATAACCTGCCGAAAGATAAAAGGCAGAAGTTAATAGAAGAACAAAAGGGTAAAGATCAACCTAAAAAGGTCAAGAACGATTCGCTGGATCAGGTACCTCCGGAGACAGATTTTGAAAAATACGGCTATTATACAGATATCGGTGAGGTTTTTTCCAGTCTGCCTGTCTTCGGGAATGCTGTTTTCAGGAAGGGTTCCGGCAGTTTTTCAAACGCCGGTTCTTTTTCTGTCCCCGAAGATTATATTCTCGGTCCCGGCGATAAGATAACCCTTAATATCTGGGGGAAAAGGGAAGAGTCTTTCACGCTTAAGATAAACTATGAAGGGAATGTATTTATCCCGCAAATAGGCGCCGTTAATCTCAGAGGCAGGACTCTTTCTGACTCAAAAAAATTGCTCAAGAATAAAATCAGTAAAACCTACTCAGATTCTAACGTTTACCTCTCACTTTCAAATCCAAAACTGATATATCTTTCAGTTAACGGAGAAGCAAATAACCCGGGACAGTTTAATCTTCCGCCTGTTTCGAATATTATCCAGGCGATCTCATACGCGGGCGGGATTAGCGACAAGGGCTCGATGAGGAACATTCATCTTGTAAGAAACAAGAAAGTAATCAGCATAGACATATATCCCTTTCTGTTATCAGGAGACTGGGAAAACAGAATTTTATCGCCGAACGATGTGATCTACATCCCGATGGCTGAAAAGAAAGTGGCGATTCTCGGGAATGTAAAAAGAAACGCCGTATATGAATTAAAAGATAACGAGGGTTTAAAAGAGCTGATTGAATTCTCAGGGGGGTTCACGGCGGATGCCGACCCCGGCAGAATCCAGATCGACAGGATTATCAAGGCCCAAGAGCGAATAACGGGTATGCCCGAGAGAGAAATCTTAAATGTCGACTATGAAGCTCTAAAAAAGAAAAATACGAATTTTATCTTGCAGAACTCGGATGTTGTTACAGTATTTCAAGTCTCCGGTCTGATCAATAATTATGTTAAAATAAGGGGCGCTGTATTCAAGCCGGGCACATATTCTATTAAGTCCGCGATGAGCTTAAATGAATTAATAACCAAAGCGGGGGGTATTTTTGACGATGCGTACAGAAAAAGATGTGATATCTTAAGGACCTATCCGGATAGTACCAAAGAAATTTATGATGTAAATTTGGCGGAAATAGTAAAGGAAAACATTAATTTTGAACTCCAGAAACTAGATGAAGTAACTATTTATTCTGTTTTGGATTTTAAGGATACACTCTCTGTTTCAATCAGCGGGGCTGTGAGAAAACCGGGCGAGTATCTCTTTACAGAGGATATGAATCTGGAAGATCTTGTTACAGGCGGTGGCGGTTTTAAATATTCGGCTGATTCAACCTGGGTTGAAATATCCAGATTAAGGGAAATTACTCCTAAGAGCGACACACTTTGGAATGTCTTCCGAGTTGATTTAAAGGATAATAACGAACAATTTCCTCTGCAAGAGTTTGACAGGGTCTATGTTAGAGAACAACCTGAGTTTAGATTACAGGAGACTGTAACAATAGAAGGAGAGGTTAAATATCCGGGGAAATATTCTTTGATTACCGACAATGATAATATATTCACCTTGATCGAAAGAGCGGGAGGTTTTACAGACAGGGCTTTTGAAAAGGGTATTATGCTTCTTCGCCCGTCTCTGAGAAGGAATTTTTCAGACGAAGAGATTAGAGGCATTATTAATAATGCATATGAAATGGAGCAGGATACCACAAGTGCGGTAGTTGAATTCGCCAAGAAGTACGGCGTTGTGAAGTTTAACGATATAAATTTCCAGAGGATAAACGTCGATTTCGAAGAAGTCCTAGATGATGAACGGGAGGTAACCCTCAAGAACGCTGATATAATAAATGTCCCCGAGAAAACAGACGAGGTCTTTGTTCTGGGCGCGGTACCCAGAAATGGGACTTATAAAGTTAAAAAAGGAGAAGATTATAAATATTATATCAAATCAGCGGGCGGGCTGAATGAAAATGCCGACGATGAGAAGATATCGATACTCAAATACAACGGTCTTGTATATTCTGAAGACTTAGGAGATGTCCCTATTGAAAGCGGCGATTATATAATTATACCAAAGGAACTAAAGAAGCCGAGCACTCTCTGGAAGGATTTAAACAATATTTTTTCAGTAGTAGGCACAATTGTAACGAGCACCTATATAATATATCAGATATCTCAATAA
- a CDS encoding PBP1A family penicillin-binding protein, whose translation MFCFIYNEKILLLTYTFECEIFEQYYNEDGFAVGKNNKSNFRHIIFKIIIIGGIAVIGFSAAALKWFSRDLPSMARLEMIEPAVKTKILAADSTVLKEFYTQDRILTSIEDIPEKVKKTFIAVEDHRFYNHFGIDFIRIMSAAWEDVKSRSLSQGASTITQQLARDLFLTKERTFPRKIKEILLALRIERTYTKNEILQMYLNQIYFGGGSYGVEAASREFFGKPLDELNLNQIALLAGLQKNPAGYNPFRHPGRAVRRRNTVLNLMAANEIITKEQHNSLKNLPLDIDNKKESDSELASYFTRYIKSKLSTKYGDRAVYREGFTVYTTLNTKLQRAAEDSLESFLRDMEEEAGYEITREVYLDSLAAGSEIEPTYIQSAALAMNPNNGHILVMVGGRSFQESKWNRVTQAKKQPGSAFKIFTYITALQNGYRPSDMLLDSPLVIEMPNGEVWKPRNFSEKFHGAVSLRYALDHSINVPTIKLLKKIGAPSVVNTAKSMGINSPIHPYYSLALGTEDVSLMELTTAYGVLAAEGIHSEPLAILKIEDRDGNVLEENYPSRREVLSPEIAYIATDMLKSVINEGTGKNVRRSGLGIPCAGKTGTTDDCGNGWFLGYTPEIVVGVWTGFDKKKFMGRRRTGARVALPIWVDIMKAAYPLNRGPEFKQPPGITETIICEDTGLLATPYCKNVRRELFLKGTEPKRKCDLHSISKYNLNSDKEFPEMDKAFQEN comes from the coding sequence ATGTTCTGTTTTATTTATAATGAAAAGATATTACTATTAACCTATACTTTCGAGTGTGAAATATTCGAACAATATTATAACGAGGACGGTTTTGCTGTGGGAAAAAATAACAAGAGTAACTTCCGGCACATAATATTTAAGATAATTATAATAGGCGGCATAGCAGTTATAGGATTTTCCGCGGCCGCGCTGAAATGGTTTTCGAGAGACCTGCCGTCTATGGCACGCCTTGAAATGATTGAACCGGCCGTTAAAACAAAGATTCTTGCCGCCGATTCCACGGTTCTCAAGGAGTTTTATACACAGGACCGAATACTTACTTCAATAGAAGATATACCGGAAAAGGTAAAAAAAACATTCATAGCCGTTGAAGATCACAGATTCTACAATCACTTTGGAATCGACTTTATTCGTATTATGTCCGCGGCCTGGGAAGACGTAAAAAGCAGAAGCTTAAGCCAAGGCGCCAGCACAATCACGCAGCAGCTCGCGAGGGATTTATTTCTGACGAAAGAGCGCACGTTTCCCAGAAAAATCAAAGAAATACTGCTTGCTCTCAGGATTGAACGCACATACACCAAAAATGAAATTCTTCAGATGTACTTAAACCAGATCTATTTCGGAGGCGGGAGTTACGGCGTAGAAGCCGCTTCCAGGGAGTTCTTCGGTAAACCCCTAGATGAGCTTAATCTCAACCAGATCGCTCTCCTGGCGGGCCTTCAGAAGAACCCGGCCGGATATAATCCTTTTAGACACCCGGGCAGAGCAGTCAGGAGAAGAAATACCGTTCTGAATCTGATGGCGGCTAATGAAATAATCACTAAAGAACAACACAATTCCCTGAAAAACCTTCCCCTCGATATCGACAACAAGAAGGAATCTGACTCTGAGCTTGCCTCATATTTTACAAGGTATATAAAATCAAAACTCTCGACAAAATATGGAGACCGGGCAGTGTACCGTGAAGGTTTTACGGTCTATACTACACTGAATACTAAGCTCCAGAGAGCCGCCGAAGACAGCCTTGAATCCTTCTTGAGGGATATGGAAGAGGAAGCGGGCTACGAAATTACCCGCGAGGTATATCTGGATTCTCTGGCCGCCGGCTCGGAAATCGAACCTACTTATATTCAATCAGCCGCGCTAGCTATGAATCCTAATAACGGACATATCCTTGTTATGGTCGGCGGAAGAAGCTTTCAGGAAAGTAAGTGGAACAGAGTTACCCAGGCAAAAAAACAACCGGGATCAGCTTTTAAAATATTCACCTATATTACGGCGCTCCAAAACGGTTATAGACCTTCCGATATGCTTCTCGATTCTCCTCTTGTAATAGAAATGCCCAACGGGGAAGTCTGGAAACCTAGAAATTTCTCGGAGAAATTCCACGGCGCCGTATCACTCAGGTATGCCCTTGACCATTCGATAAATGTCCCAACCATAAAACTCTTAAAAAAAATTGGCGCGCCCTCTGTAGTAAATACCGCGAAGAGTATGGGAATAAACAGCCCGATTCATCCATACTATTCGCTGGCACTTGGAACAGAGGATGTCTCACTCATGGAACTAACAACCGCCTACGGCGTTCTTGCCGCTGAAGGAATTCATTCAGAACCTCTGGCTATTCTGAAGATAGAAGACCGGGACGGCAATGTACTCGAAGAAAATTACCCGAGCCGAAGAGAAGTTCTTTCTCCTGAAATCGCCTATATCGCTACAGATATGCTTAAGTCCGTAATAAATGAAGGGACGGGCAAAAATGTCAGACGATCGGGACTCGGCATCCCGTGCGCGGGGAAAACCGGCACTACGGACGACTGCGGAAACGGGTGGTTTCTGGGATATACTCCCGAGATTGTTGTGGGAGTCTGGACAGGATTCGATAAAAAGAAATTCATGGGAAGGAGAAGAACAGGAGCAAGAGTAGCGCTTCCAATATGGGTCGATATAATGAAAGCCGCGTATCCGCTTAACAGAGGGCCCGAATTCAAACAGCCCCCCGGCATTACTGAAACAATAATATGTGAAGATACGGGGCTGCTGGCAACTCCCTATTGTAAAAATGTGCGGCGTGAACTGTTTCTAAAGGGGACTGAGCCAAAGCGAAAGTGTGACCTTCACAGCATAAGTAAATACAATTTAAACAGCGATAAAGAATTCCCGGAGATGGATAAGGCTTTTCAAGAAAATTGA